The following are encoded together in the Phyllopteryx taeniolatus isolate TA_2022b chromosome 21, UOR_Ptae_1.2, whole genome shotgun sequence genome:
- the glcci1a gene encoding glucocorticoid induced 1a isoform X2, with translation MEGINHELEKVFIKDNGEKEELKSLEVPDGRRAPFPPQQRSSSSRGTDIQIPSAPGRSSSCSSLSPCPSPACPSGSHDSSPYSTEDLLDDPDKDSESSSPLPKFASSPKPNNSYMFKREPPEGCEKIKAFEEISSRQSTSASVPLFSCPDKNKVNFIPTGSAFCPVKLPGSLHLMSAVQSEENEDETELQGVTTFHGVSAQASTSSATDDPPGVPSLPPETPNNQTDSPGIS, from the exons ATGGAGGGAATCAACCATGAGCTAGAGAAGGTCTTCATCAAAGACAATGGAGAGAAGGAGGAGTTAAAG TCCCTCGAGGTTCCTGATGGCCGCCGGGCACCTTTTCCTCCCCAGCAGCGCAGCAGCAGCTCCAGGGGCACCGACATCCAAATTCCCTCAGCTCCCGGGCGGTCCAGCAGTTGCTCCAGCCTGTCACCGTGCCCCTCACCCGCCTGTCCATCAGGATCACATGACAGCAGTCCTTATTCCACAGAGGATTTACTCGATGATCCTGATAAAG ACAGTGAGAGTAGCTCGCCATTACCCAAATTTGCCTCCTCACCCAAACCCAACAACAGCTACATGTTCAAGCGAGAGCCGCCCGAAGGTTGTGAGAAGATTAAAGCCTTTGAGGAGATTAG CTCCAGACAGTCCACATCAGCATCAGTTCCTCTTTTCTCCTGTCCCGACAAAAACAAGGTTAACTTCATTCCGACTGGCTCTGCATTCTGCCCCGTTAAACTCCCAGGCTCCTTACACCTCATGTCAGCCGTACAGTCCGAAGAGAATGAGGACGAGACGGAGCTTCAGGGGGTGACAACATTCCATGGGGTCTCTGCTCAAGCCTCTACAAGCAGCGCCACAGATGATCCTCCAGGGGTGCCAAGCTTACCCCCAGAGACCCCAAATAACCAGACTGACAGTCCAGGCATCAGCTAG
- the glcci1a gene encoding glucocorticoid induced 1a isoform X1, whose translation MSKSAQMPLSNITVSKPSISRVPSSMEGINHELEKVFIKDNGEKEELKSLEVPDGRRAPFPPQQRSSSSRGTDIQIPSAPGRSSSCSSLSPCPSPACPSGSHDSSPYSTEDLLDDPDKDSESSSPLPKFASSPKPNNSYMFKREPPEGCEKIKAFEEISSRQSTSASVPLFSCPDKNKVNFIPTGSAFCPVKLPGSLHLMSAVQSEENEDETELQGVTTFHGVSAQASTSSATDDPPGVPSLPPETPNNQTDSPGIS comes from the exons ATGTCTAAGTCAGCCCAGATGCCACTGTCCAACATAACGGTGTCAAAGCCCTCAATCTCTCGGGTCCCCAGCAGCATGGAGGGAATCAACCATGAGCTAGAGAAGGTCTTCATCAAAGACAATGGAGAGAAGGAGGAGTTAAAG TCCCTCGAGGTTCCTGATGGCCGCCGGGCACCTTTTCCTCCCCAGCAGCGCAGCAGCAGCTCCAGGGGCACCGACATCCAAATTCCCTCAGCTCCCGGGCGGTCCAGCAGTTGCTCCAGCCTGTCACCGTGCCCCTCACCCGCCTGTCCATCAGGATCACATGACAGCAGTCCTTATTCCACAGAGGATTTACTCGATGATCCTGATAAAG ACAGTGAGAGTAGCTCGCCATTACCCAAATTTGCCTCCTCACCCAAACCCAACAACAGCTACATGTTCAAGCGAGAGCCGCCCGAAGGTTGTGAGAAGATTAAAGCCTTTGAGGAGATTAG CTCCAGACAGTCCACATCAGCATCAGTTCCTCTTTTCTCCTGTCCCGACAAAAACAAGGTTAACTTCATTCCGACTGGCTCTGCATTCTGCCCCGTTAAACTCCCAGGCTCCTTACACCTCATGTCAGCCGTACAGTCCGAAGAGAATGAGGACGAGACGGAGCTTCAGGGGGTGACAACATTCCATGGGGTCTCTGCTCAAGCCTCTACAAGCAGCGCCACAGATGATCCTCCAGGGGTGCCAAGCTTACCCCCAGAGACCCCAAATAACCAGACTGACAGTCCAGGCATCAGCTAG